From Alphaproteobacteria bacterium, a single genomic window includes:
- a CDS encoding CoA transferase, producing the protein MASEPQPMQPFRGLRVVDLSQGLAGPFCAMLLGHYGADVVKVEPPEGDWSRTLGAGQGDRTAAFATCNRGKRAITVDLKQAEGRAVILRLAQGSDVFLESNRQGVADRLGIGYEAIRAVAPDVVYGSITGFGQAGPYADRPATDAILQAFTGLMSRNRGPDGEPRRIGFPVPDYTTGLMAYQNVSTALYAKAVGQGGRHLDISLMRSMLFYQQHGLVQEAVEPGSSRAPVTQTPLPPTGTFQTADGPINISIVREKFFQALCRVLDRPALAEDPRFATLAARREHDALLHTLIADAMAGRGRDELCAALSAADVPHAPVHDYASVVRDAHVEATGTLAWLEDPGLGPLPLVNLPGTAPLVPGDPRGTAPDKGEHTDAVLAECGYDASAIRALRAANAVA; encoded by the coding sequence ATGGCGAGCGAACCCCAACCGATGCAGCCGTTCCGCGGTCTGCGCGTCGTCGACCTGAGCCAGGGTCTGGCCGGCCCGTTCTGCGCCATGCTGCTGGGCCATTACGGCGCCGACGTGGTCAAGGTGGAGCCGCCGGAAGGCGACTGGTCGCGCACGCTCGGCGCCGGCCAGGGCGACCGCACCGCCGCCTTCGCCACCTGCAACCGCGGCAAGCGCGCCATCACCGTCGACCTGAAACAGGCGGAGGGCCGCGCGGTGATCCTGCGGCTCGCCCAAGGCTCTGACGTGTTCCTGGAGAGCAACCGCCAGGGCGTGGCCGACCGGCTCGGCATCGGCTACGAGGCCATCCGGGCGGTGGCGCCGGACGTGGTCTATGGCTCGATCACCGGCTTCGGCCAGGCCGGCCCCTATGCGGACCGACCCGCCACCGACGCCATTCTCCAGGCCTTCACCGGCCTGATGAGCCGCAACCGCGGCCCCGACGGCGAGCCCAGGCGCATCGGCTTTCCGGTGCCGGACTACACCACCGGCCTGATGGCCTATCAGAACGTCTCGACCGCGCTCTATGCCAAGGCGGTGGGGCAGGGCGGGCGGCATCTGGACATCAGCCTGATGCGCTCGATGCTGTTCTACCAGCAGCACGGCCTGGTGCAGGAGGCGGTCGAGCCCGGCTCGTCGCGGGCGCCGGTGACGCAGACGCCGCTGCCGCCGACCGGCACCTTCCAGACCGCGGACGGCCCGATCAACATCTCCATCGTGCGCGAGAAATTCTTCCAGGCGCTCTGCCGCGTGCTGGATCGGCCGGCGCTGGCCGAAGACCCGCGCTTCGCCACGCTCGCCGCCCGACGCGAGCACGACGCCCTGCTGCACACCCTGATCGCCGACGCCATGGCCGGCCGCGGCCGCGACGAACTCTGCGCGGCGCTGTCCGCCGCCGACGTGCCGCACGCACCGGTGCACGACTATGCGAGCGTGGTGCGCGACGCCCATGTGGAGGCGACCGGCACCCTCGCCTGGCTGGAGGATCCGGGCCTGGGGCCGCTGCCGCTGGTGAACCTGCCCGGCACCGCGCCGCTCGTCCCCGGCGACCCGCGCGGCACCGCCCCCGACAAGGGCGAGCACACGGACGCGGTGCTGGCCGAATGCGGCTACGACGCCAGCGCCATCAGGGCGCTGCGGGCCGCAAACGCCGTCGCCTGA
- a CDS encoding (2Fe-2S)-binding protein, producing MSKTHVTCTVNGEETEFLCETSQTMLDVLRNDLGLTGSKEGCGSGDCGACSVLVDGRLVCSCLMLGSEAEGKSVTTIEGIATGDHLHPVQSQFLKHAALQCGFCTPGLIVATKALLDANPNPTDEEARYWLAGNLCRCTGYDKILEAVHAAAAELRGESA from the coding sequence ATGTCCAAAACCCATGTCACCTGCACCGTGAACGGTGAAGAGACCGAGTTCCTCTGCGAAACCAGCCAGACCATGCTGGACGTGCTCCGCAACGATCTGGGCCTGACCGGCAGCAAGGAAGGCTGCGGCTCCGGCGACTGCGGCGCGTGCAGCGTGCTGGTCGACGGCCGTCTGGTCTGCTCGTGCCTGATGCTGGGCTCGGAGGCTGAAGGCAAGAGCGTCACGACGATCGAAGGCATTGCCACGGGCGACCATCTGCACCCGGTGCAAAGCCAGTTCCTGAAGCACGCGGCGCTGCAGTGCGGGTTCTGCACGCCGGGTCTGATCGTTGCGACCAAGGCGTTGTTGGACGCCAATCCCAACCCGACGGACGAGGAAGCGCGCTACTGGCTCGCCGGCAATCTTTGCCGGTGCACCGGGTATGACAAGATCCTGGAAGCCGTCCATGCGGCCGCCGCTGAGCTGCGAGGGGAGTCTGCTTAA
- a CDS encoding xanthine dehydrogenase family protein subunit M yields MYSPTYAAPKTVDEAVGLLANASGAARVLSGGTDLIIQMRSGRTRPDLIVDIKKIEGTIGIREEADGWHVGAATPGAMVTEHAALCAAWPGVTEALDLIGSTQVQGRASFAGNLCNASPAADSVPGLVAAGGKAVIVGKNGKRTVPAEEVPAGPGKTTLAPDEFIYEFIIPKCEGKTGDAYLRFIPRTEMDIAVVGAGVCVTLDANGVCTAAKVVLGAVAPTVVVVADAAKALIGNKLDDATLAKLDAAAQAACNPISDKRGTKEYRIKVAGVLARRAAAIAFERAAAR; encoded by the coding sequence ATGTACTCGCCCACTTATGCCGCCCCCAAGACGGTGGACGAAGCCGTTGGGTTGCTCGCCAACGCATCCGGCGCTGCCCGGGTGCTTTCCGGCGGCACCGACTTGATCATTCAAATGCGCTCGGGCCGGACGCGCCCGGACCTGATCGTCGACATCAAGAAGATCGAAGGCACGATCGGCATCCGCGAGGAAGCGGACGGCTGGCATGTCGGCGCGGCGACGCCGGGCGCGATGGTGACCGAGCATGCGGCCCTCTGCGCCGCCTGGCCGGGCGTGACCGAAGCGCTGGACCTGATCGGCTCGACCCAGGTGCAGGGCCGGGCCTCGTTCGCCGGCAATCTCTGCAACGCCTCGCCGGCAGCGGACAGCGTGCCGGGCCTGGTGGCCGCCGGCGGCAAGGCCGTGATCGTCGGCAAGAACGGCAAGCGCACCGTTCCGGCGGAAGAAGTGCCGGCCGGCCCGGGCAAGACCACTCTGGCGCCGGATGAGTTCATCTACGAATTCATCATCCCGAAATGCGAGGGCAAGACCGGCGACGCCTATCTGCGCTTCATCCCGCGCACCGAGATGGACATTGCCGTGGTCGGCGCCGGCGTCTGCGTGACGCTGGACGCGAACGGCGTCTGCACCGCGGCCAAGGTCGTGCTGGGCGCGGTGGCGCCGACGGTGGTGGTGGTGGCGGATGCGGCCAAGGCCCTGATCGGCAACAAGCTGGACGATGCGACGCTCGCCAAGCTGGATGCCGCCGCCCAGGCCGCCTGCAACCCGATCAGCGACAAGCGCGGCACCAAGGAGTACCGTATCAAGGTCGCCGGCGTGCTCGCGCGCCGGGCCGCGGCGATCGCCTTCGAACGCGCCGCCGCGCGCTAA
- a CDS encoding xanthine dehydrogenase family protein molybdopterin-binding subunit — protein sequence MNDIPLKDALKVVGTRPVRPDGVDKVVGRAQFGADASMPGMIFGATVRSPHAHARIKRIDTSKAEAMKGVRAVVTAADLPDIASEEAFVGEGPMNFRDLSCNLLARDKVLYDGHVVAAVAATSNSIALAAAEAIEVEYEVLPHVIDEIEAMADGAPVLHDDIFTAGVDPKPTKPSNVAKRMEFAKGDLAAGFAAADKIVERTYKTAPVHQAYIEPHACVASYNADGQCLVICSSQGQFMVRAYCAKLLGIDISDVRVIPAEIGGGFGGKTLVYLEPLALALSRKAGRPVRMVMDRVDVFRGTGPTSGGTVKVKMGAKKDGTITAAEAEIILQAGAYPGSPMGPAAMCCFAMYDIPNARTVGVDVVSNRPKVAAYRAPGAPISTFATESALDELAGELGIDPIAIRLKNAAKDGTKALYGPTFQNIGYVETLEVLKDHPNLKAKLGPNQGRGVASGFWFNIGGESSASLAVNEDGTLVLVSGSPDIGGSRASMAMMAAEILGIDVQHIRPIVGDTASVGFTFVTGGSRVTFATGMAVCEATNEVVKQLRGRAAKIWEIDEEAVEWRDGAAYPAGDNAGKFEPLTLADIAGKAARTGGPITAKGAVNAQGAGPGFGTHVVDVEVDPETGHVTVLRYTASQDVGRAIHPAYVEGQIQGGAVQGIGWALNEEYVYTKDGRLDNPGFLDYRVPVASDLPQIDTVLVEVPNPRHPFGAKGVGEVPIVPPMAAVANAIHNAIGVRMTSLPMSPPKILAAKEAAGK from the coding sequence ATGAACGATATACCGCTGAAAGACGCACTGAAGGTCGTCGGCACCCGCCCCGTCCGCCCCGACGGGGTGGACAAGGTGGTGGGCCGGGCCCAGTTCGGCGCCGATGCGTCGATGCCGGGCATGATCTTCGGCGCCACCGTGCGCTCGCCGCACGCCCACGCCCGCATCAAGCGCATCGACACCTCCAAGGCGGAAGCCATGAAGGGCGTGCGCGCGGTGGTCACCGCGGCCGACCTGCCGGACATCGCCTCGGAAGAAGCGTTCGTCGGCGAAGGCCCGATGAATTTCCGCGACCTGTCGTGCAACCTGCTGGCGCGCGACAAGGTGCTGTATGACGGCCATGTGGTGGCCGCCGTCGCCGCGACCTCCAACAGCATCGCCCTGGCCGCGGCCGAGGCGATCGAGGTCGAGTACGAGGTGCTGCCGCACGTCATCGACGAGATCGAGGCGATGGCCGACGGCGCGCCGGTGCTGCACGACGACATCTTCACCGCCGGCGTCGATCCGAAGCCGACCAAGCCGTCGAACGTCGCCAAGCGCATGGAGTTCGCCAAGGGCGATCTGGCCGCCGGCTTCGCCGCGGCCGACAAGATCGTCGAGCGCACCTACAAGACCGCGCCGGTGCACCAGGCCTATATCGAGCCGCACGCCTGCGTCGCCTCGTACAACGCCGACGGCCAGTGCCTGGTGATCTGCTCCAGCCAGGGGCAGTTCATGGTGCGCGCCTATTGCGCCAAGCTCTTGGGCATCGACATTTCCGACGTCCGCGTCATCCCGGCGGAAATCGGCGGCGGCTTCGGCGGCAAGACCCTGGTCTATCTGGAGCCGCTGGCCCTGGCCCTGTCGCGCAAGGCCGGCCGGCCGGTGCGCATGGTCATGGACCGGGTGGACGTGTTCCGCGGCACCGGCCCGACCTCCGGCGGCACCGTGAAGGTGAAGATGGGCGCCAAGAAGGACGGCACCATCACCGCGGCGGAAGCGGAAATCATCCTGCAGGCCGGCGCCTATCCGGGCTCGCCCATGGGCCCGGCGGCGATGTGCTGCTTTGCCATGTACGACATTCCCAACGCCCGCACCGTCGGCGTGGATGTGGTCTCGAACCGTCCGAAGGTCGCGGCCTACCGCGCGCCGGGCGCGCCGATCTCCACGTTTGCGACCGAAAGCGCGCTGGATGAGCTGGCCGGCGAACTGGGCATCGACCCGATCGCCATCCGCCTGAAGAACGCGGCCAAGGACGGCACCAAGGCGCTCTACGGCCCGACCTTCCAGAACATCGGCTATGTCGAGACGCTGGAAGTGCTGAAGGATCACCCGAACCTGAAGGCCAAGCTGGGCCCGAACCAGGGCCGCGGCGTTGCCTCCGGCTTCTGGTTCAATATCGGCGGCGAAAGCTCGGCCTCGCTGGCGGTGAACGAGGACGGCACGCTGGTGCTGGTCTCCGGCAGCCCGGATATCGGCGGCTCCCGCGCCTCCATGGCGATGATGGCGGCGGAAATCCTCGGCATCGACGTGCAGCATATCCGCCCGATCGTCGGCGACACCGCGTCGGTGGGCTTCACCTTCGTCACCGGCGGCAGCCGCGTGACCTTCGCCACCGGCATGGCGGTCTGCGAGGCGACCAACGAGGTGGTGAAGCAGTTGCGCGGCCGTGCGGCCAAGATCTGGGAGATCGACGAAGAGGCGGTGGAATGGCGCGACGGCGCGGCCTATCCGGCCGGTGACAACGCCGGCAAGTTCGAGCCGCTGACCCTGGCCGACATCGCAGGCAAGGCGGCGCGCACCGGTGGTCCGATCACGGCCAAGGGCGCGGTCAACGCCCAGGGCGCCGGCCCCGGCTTCGGCACCCATGTCGTCGATGTGGAGGTCGATCCGGAAACCGGCCATGTCACCGTGCTGCGCTACACCGCGTCCCAGGACGTGGGCCGGGCGATCCACCCGGCCTATGTGGAAGGGCAGATCCAGGGCGGTGCCGTGCAGGGCATCGGCTGGGCGCTGAACGAGGAATACGTCTATACCAAGGACGGCCGCCTCGATAACCCCGGCTTCCTCGATTACCGCGTGCCGGTCGCCAGCGACCTGCCGCAGATCGACACCGTTCTGGTGGAAGTGCCGAACCCGCGGCATCCGTTCGGCGCCAAGGGCGTCGGCGAGGTGCCGATCGTGCCGCCGATGGCCGCGGTGGCGAACGCCATCCACAACGCGATCGGCGTGCGCATGACCAGCCTGCCGATGTCGCCGCCGAAAATCCTGGCGGCGAAGGAAGCGGCCGGCAAGTAA